Below is a genomic region from Halodesulfovibrio sp..
ATGATTAGCGCTAAAAACGTTAATAAATATTTTTATATTCCTGAAGAGCTTCACGCTCTTAAAGATGTCTCCATGGAAGTTGCAGCAGGTGAAGTGCTTGTTGTTATCGGTCCATCCGGCTCAGGGAAGTCTACTTTTCTCCGATGCTTGAACCGTCTTGAGTATGCTAACAGCGGCTCAATTACCATTGAAGGTACTGAGGTATTAGACCCTAGCTGCGATATTAATGAGATTCGCGCTGAAGTTGGGATGGTATTCCAGTCTTTCAACTTGTTCCCGCATATGACTGTGCTTGAGAATATTACCATGGCTCAGCTGACCGTGCGTAAGCGTTCTAAGAAGGATGCAGAGCAAAAAGGTATGGCATTGCTGGAAAAAGTTGGTCTTGCACATAAATATAATGTGTATCCTGACCAGCTTTCTGGTGGTCAGCAGCAGCGTATTGCTATTGCTCGCGCTCTTGCAATGGACCCGAAAGTATTGCTGTTTGACGAGCCTACCTCTGCGCTTGACCCAGAAATGGTTGGCGAGGTTCTGGATGTTATGAAAAACCTTGCGAAAGAAGGTATGACAATGGTTGTTGTTACTCACGAAATGGGCTTTGCCCGTGAAGTGGCAGACCGTGTTGTCTTTATGGACGGTGGTCAGCTTGTTGAAGAGGGTACACCGGAACATTTCTTTACAAGCCCTGAACATGAAAGAACCAAGCTGTTCCTGAGTCAGATTTTGTAAGATAGAGTTAGACGTAGTTGAAATTGCAAAAAGCGGACTTATCACAAGTCCGCTTTTTTACTTTTTGCCGATAGCTTTTGCCTATACGTAAGCAAAGTATTGTTTTGATATTATAATCAAACAATATGTTGTGTTTTCAGAATAAATTACGTTATAGACAAAGGTGGTAGGCTTCTTTGTGAAAAATTTCATTTTTCTTGACTCTTACGGCAGGAACTTCCTACAAAAGGTGTATTGTTTTTGCTAAAAAGTTTCTCTAAGATATGAAATTGACTTGATTTAATTGTGTACCACTGTATTTTGTCAAGCCAGTGCTGTTGTTTTAGTATAGCACAATGTGATTTTTCTCTGTGTAAAGCAAATTTTTGGGCAACTTCAATGTCTTCACTTTTGTTTTACATTTTTACTCATGTAAAAACAAAATACGTTGGTTTGCAGGTAATCAAGAAGAACATCAAAAAATAACTTTCTGCAATGCATTGCAGCCATGATATATGAACGCACATTATTTCACAGCATCAAAAGCTCTTTCAAAGGGTGAAACTGTTTTTGTAGGTAGGAACGGAGACGACGCGCAGTTGTTAGCGACCATCAATACTACGCTGCCTCCTGCGTACTTTCCTGTTGGAACCGTTTTTTCAGCTAATGGCAACAGCTCATGTCCATACTTTATGGTTGTTCAGAATGGATATTCTCCAGCACAACATGGAGTTCATTCTGTTGAAGGCATGTGGGTTGAAATGCTCTGCGATCTTCAACAAGATTCTTGTGTAGTAGCAGCACACAAAGAAGAACTGAGCCTCGCATGGGTTACACTTTCTGACAAAGGTGCTCGCAAGGAGCGCGTAGACGGAAGTGGACCTTTGGTTGAAAAGCTTGTGCGGGAGAAATATTCTCTCGCATATTCTCGAGGGTACATCATTGCTGATGAAGAGTTACAGTTGCGTCAATTGCTTTGTGATTTAGCATTGCGGCAGAAGTTTGATCTTATTGTAACAACGGGCGGAACAGGCGTAGCTCCGCGCGATGTTACACCAGAGGCAACCGTTAAGGTTATCGATCGACGGCTTCAAGGAATGGAGCAGGCAATGATGGCAGCCAGTTTGCAAAAAACACCGAATGCTGTCATTTCGCGTGCAATTGCAGGTACTCTCGGAACTTCCTTGATAGTGAATATGCCGGGTAGTACAAAAGCTGTTGCAGAAAATTTGGAAGCGGTTCTCCCAGCATTCGGGCATACTATTGCCAAATTGCAGGGGGATCCGGCAGATTGCGGAAACTAGGGAGAATCTGTGGTTTTTCAGCATGAGTGTCAGGGGGGCGGGATCGCCTATACAGATGAAAGTTTTTTTAAGGTTCGACTGTTTGATCTTGTCAGTGCACTAGCCCGTTCATTAGACATGGTGTCGCAAACTCTTGCAGGGCATCATACAAATGTCGGTTTTCTTACATCAAGCATAGCTGGGTGTTACGGCTTGAGTGACGCTGAGTACCGAAATATTGTGCTAGCAGCTATGCTGCATGATATAGGTGCTGTGTCACTGTATCCTGCCGTTGATTCATTATTGTTTGAAGATGACACGATTAAGCACTCCATCGCTGGTTCGGTCATAATCAGTTCGTCAAAAAAGTTACAAGATATTCCAAAGCTTGTGGAGCATCATCATACTCCGTGGGAAGAATTGCGTGAGTTGGATAGTTACTATCAACTAAGCAATATTATTAATCTTGCGGATTTTATTGATGTGAATACACGTAGAGATCGCCCCGTGCAGGATCAAATACCGGATTTGATTTCGCTGTGTAAAAAACACAAGGGCACAATGTTTAATCCTGATTACATTGAGGCTCTGCGCGAGGCTGAATCAAAGCCCCATTTTTATCCAAACCTTCGAGCTGCACACGCACAAACAACATTAAATATTTCATCGCAATTTGATGAAGATGTTCTTGATGCAGACGGTGTGCTGGATTTTACTGGGCTATTTGCGACGGTTATTGATTTCCGTAGTCGATTTACAGCAACGCACTCTCAAGGTGTTGCTGTTACATCGTGCGTGCTTGGTCGCTGGCTCGGCTTCAATGAAATCCAGCAAGTGTTGTTTCAAATAGCAGGGCGGTTGCACGATATCGGAAAGCTGGCAGTTCCTGCGGCGTTGCTGGAAAAAAATGGTCGATTGACGAGTGAAGAATTTGCCATCATCCAGCGGCATGCAACATATACGGAGCATATTCTGTCTGATATCCCAGGACTGGAAATTATTCGCGACTGGGCATGCCAGCATCATGAGCGATTAGATGGTACCGGATATCCGCATGGACTTTCTGGTGATGATATTTCGCTTGGCTCACGTATTCTTCAGGTTGCAGATGTGTTTACCGCAATTACTGAAGATCGACCATATCGTAAGGGTATGGACTTTGCGCAGGCAACAAAAGTACTCAGGCAGCTTGGCGATTCTCAAAAGCTTGATCCAGTTGTTGTTGAAGTTCTTATTGAGCGGTATGATGAGATTAATGAACTGCGCTGCAAAGGGCAGATGCAGGCTCTTGAACATTTTTCTAATTATTCAGAAGTGCTGTATAGTAAATATGGCATTGTTGTTAAGGATGTTTCATGATTTCGGCTTCTACTCTTTTTGCTAAGTTTGGTGCTGTGTGCCGAATGGTTAAGATTGAGCACTCTATTTTTGCACTGCCGTTTGCATACCTCGGGCAGTTTATCGCGGCTGGCGGGATTCCTTCCTTGAAGCCGTTTTTGCTGCTTACTGTGGCAATGGTTGCGATTCGTTCCGTAGCAATGGCGTTCAATAGAGTTATTGATCTTCCGTTTGATTCTAAAAATCCGCGTACGCAACAGCGACCGCTTGTAACTGGTGAAATTACACCAATGCAGACATGGTTTTTTATTGCGGTGATGGCTGCAATTTTTGTTGTTGCGTGTTTCTTTATAAATGAACTCAGCTTTATGCTGTCTCCAGTAGCGTTGTTTGTGGCTGTGTTTTATAGCTTGCTCAAACGTTTTACATGGCTTTGCCATTTCTGGCTCGGTGCAGTGCTTGCTTTGTCACCGTTGGCAGGCTGGATAAGTGTTGACCCGCAATTTACTGTTCCGGCAGTACTTTTTGCATGGGGTATTTTATTCTGGGTTGCAGGGTTTGATATTATCTATTCATGTCAGGATATGGGCTATGACCGCACTGCGGGGCTGCACTCCGTTCCTGCACATTTTGGGCTTGAATCTGCATTGGTAATCTCTTCATTCTGCCATGTTGTGACAGCAATAATGTTTCTTATGGGAGGCTGGGCAGCAGGGCTTGGTTGGGCATATTTCGCCGTGTGGGCTGTTGTTTCCGGCGTGTTGTTCTGGGAACACTGCATCATCAGTGCTGATGATATGAGCCGGGTTAATATGGCGTTTTTTACCATGAACGGTTTTATTTCAGTTCTGCTGTTTGCTGGTGCTCTTGCTGGTATTTTTTATTAGCAGACTTAATTGATACAACGAAAAAGGGAGAGGCTGATTTTCAGCTTCTCCCTTTTTTTATTTCGTGACCGATAATAACACTGGCTGGTTTGTGTCCGGTAGCAATATTCCCCCAAGGTTCAAAATCCATGGAAAGAAGACGTCATGGGATAGAGATGAACCTACGTGCTTCTTAAGCGTATCAACTGTTGTTTCGTTAAGTTTGCGATAATCATCTGAATACCAGATAAAAAACGGGACGTTTCGCTGTTCGGGTGCTAGCGCGTTTCCGTGCCCAAACCGTCCCTCTTCTCCAAGCGATTCGCCGTGGTCAGAGCTATAGATAACGACTGCATTTTTATCTCTGACGAGTTCGATAATAGATGCAAGAAAGCTGTCTGTCGCAAGGATGCTGTTATCGTAAGCGTTGCTGACTTGTTGAGGTTGCATTTTCTCGTCATATGCATCCGGTAAGAATTTTTTGAATTCCTCAGGATATCGCGCAGCATAGTTTGCATGGCTGCCACGAGTGTGCAGTGTTATTGCCTGATTGTGTTGTGCATTTGCTACAAGTGTTTCTTGAAGAGGCGTAAGAAGCATTGCATCATAAAACTCGCCATACGAAACGTTACCCAGTGAGTTTCTGAAAATGCTATTGTCTACATCACCAATAGCTTTTGTCGTTGGAGTATCATTACTATTGAAACGGTCATTAGCTGATATCCAAGTCGTCTTGAATCCATGTTTTTTGAATAGCCCGAGGTAAGAACTCATAGTGGATTCAGGATGCTGACTGGTTGCTGGTGTAATCATCGCTGGAACTGAAAGGCGAGTGTATGCCGCAAACGATTGAATTCCCCCAAAGTTGATGAGATTTTTTTCTTTTATCAATTTAGGGGTGGTTTCTCGCGGGTATCCGTTTATTTGAAAACGGTCAGCGCGGGCAGATTCGCCGATGACAACAATAATGTGCAACGGCTTCTTTTGAGGAATAAAAATAGAAGGCAGCTTGGCACTGCTTTCGCGTTCACCCTGCGTAAGGTTTTCGAAATATTGTCCAGAAAATTCAGCAATACAGGTTATAACTGAATACGGAAAGATATACTTGGTTGCTGTAATAGGGCGAACAACCCGTACATGCGGGTTTTTTTTATATTTGCCCAACAAAAAAGTTGTAGGCAGCAAGACAATGAAAAGGATTGCGACGACCTTACCATTAAATTTCCCTGAAGAATGTTTTAACAGGTAGGTAAGGATGCTTGTAAGTAATAGGGCGATTGCGCCAAATATGATGAGTTCTGTTGTTATGAACTCACCAGCTTCGCCTGTAGTTGTCTCTAGCAAAAGAAAAAGAAGTTCTTTGTCTATTTTTATGCGATAAACACCATAAAAGTAGCTTGTGATGGCGCTTGCAAAAAAGATGGGTGGAATTGTGTACACCGCAAGTTTGCGTATGTGGCAAACCAAATACATAACGAAGAAATTAAACAGAAGCAGATACGCAACAGCTGGAAGTAAGTAGGCAATTGGAAGTCTTACAATGTCTGGAAGCATTAAGACTGAGAAGAGGAATGAGAGCAACGCTGCTAAGTTCATTTTTTTCAACGCATGACTCCTGAATGGATGATGTCAAAAAAGTGAAAGTTGAGTGTCAATTAGAACTTTGCAGATATGCCAGCTACAGGCAAAAAAAACAACCCCTCACTCTTGAAAAGTAAGGGGTTGCATTATTTTTGAATAAAGAACGGAAGTTGTTAGCCCGCTGCGAGCAGTTTTCCTTCAATAAAGTCTGTAACTACAGCAACAGGAGCATTTACTGTAATGCCTTTAACAAGAGAAATGTGTTTCTCTTTCAATGCATCACATGTGTCCTGTGGTACATCCTTCGCTAATACATAACCTGTATCAAGACGTTCAAGGAAAGAAGCAGTGGCTTTTGCTTCGTGTTTAGGAGCATCTACTGTTTCTGTAGAAACGATTTTCTTGGTTTCAGCATCAGCAGTGGCAATGACATATTGTTCAGCAAGATGCATGGAAGGCGCCAATGTTCCTTTAGCCACAGGCAGAGCAACTTTAATAGTGCCTTTGTGTGGTGGCAGTACTGGATGCAGCTTGTGGGAAGGAGCAGCGCCATCATCAAGCATGAGGATCGGCTTGATGATTTTTTGAATGCTTTGTGCAGTCGGGCTTTCTTTTTGAACAGAAAGGAATGCATAACCTTCGTCACCGGAACGAACAATTTCCGGATCAAGTGGAATGTCACCAAGGAAGCGTACGCCTACTTCTTTAGCAAGATCTTTACCGCCGCCTTTGCCGAAAATGTTTTCTACATTACCGCACTGTGAACACACAACGCCGCTCATGTTTTCGACAATACCCAGAACCTGATTGCCTACGTCGCCTACAAAGGTAACGGAACGACGAACGTCGTCAATAGCAACACCCTGAGGTGTTGTTACAATAACAGCCTGTGCATCATTACCAAGTAGCTGCATAACAGAAAGTGGTTCGTCACCTGTTCCTGGAGGGCAGTCAACAACCATGTAGTCAAGGTCGCCCCATACAACATCAGAAAGTAACTGTTTGATGAAGCCCATTTTTACCGGACCACGCCAAACAACAGGCTGGTAGGAGTTAGGGAGCAAGAAGCCAAGGGACATAACGGAGAGGTTTTCGCTCCATGTCACAGGCTCGATGAAAGATTCTTCAATATGAACTTTGGAGTCGCGCATGCTTAAAAGGCGTGGCACGCTTGGGCCGTGTACGTCGACATCAAGTAAGCCGACTTTTTTACCTGCAAGAGAAAGCCCGATAGCAATATTGGTGGCAACGGTACTTTTACCAACGCCGCCTTTACCGGACATAACAACAATTTTATGTTTAATACGGCTTATAGTACGGTGCATACGTGCTTCGCCAGCATCCAGTTCAGTAGGTGCTCCGCCGCATGATCCAGAAGAGCAGCTACCGCTGTTGCAGTCAGAACTCATGATGGTCTCCAAACAGTTGGCTAGTGCCGCGTTGTAAAAATCAGCCTGTCAGGTGCGGCAGTTAATAGAGGCAGACTGTGTATAATCGAAGTATAATGTCAGTAGTCACTAACGTGAGGGTTGTCTAGAGGCTACTGTGTTTTTTATTTTTCAGCAGTTTGATTTCAGATACTTATCTAAGATTTTTATGAAAAAAAAGCCCCCGAAATACGGGGGCATTTGTATGTACAATTTTTGTATCGACTAATTACTTCTGCTTTGCAGCGTGTGCTTCGCGAAGCCAGTTGTACCATGTATCAAGACCATCGCTGGTGGTGCAGGATGTCTGGAATACTGGCATGTCTTTATTTAACTGGGTGGCAAATTTAATGGCACGTTCAACATCAAACTGAACGTATGGAAGTAAATCGCACTTGTTAAGAATCATCGCTGAAGATTTTTCAAACAGGGCAGGATATTTTTCCGGCTTGTCGTCACCTTCCGGTACGCTGAGAAGCGCAACTTTAAAGTCTTCGCCGCAGTCGAATTCTACCGGACATACAAGGTTACCGACGTTTTCGATAAAGAGAATGTCAATTTCATCCAGATCAAAATTAGCCAGTGCAGCAGTAATCATATTACTGTCGAGATGGCAACCGCCATCTGTATTGATTTGAACAGCTTTGGCTCCAGTTTCGGCAACTCTGCGAGCATCATTGTCTGTCTGGCAGTCACCTTCAATAACAGCCATTGTAAATTCATTTTTAAGGTCTGTGAGAGTGCGTTCAAGAATAGAAGTTTTTCCGGCACCCGGTGAACTGATGAGGTTAAGAACAAGAATGCCGTGTTTAGCAAAAAGTTCTTTTAAATTTACTGCTATTTTATCGTTTGCTTCAAGTATGTTGCGTACTACTGGGATTTCCATGTGGGTCACTTACTCCGCTTCAAGATGATCTACGTAAAGTTCTTTTCCTGTGAGCACTGTGTGCCCGAATAAATTTTCGCACGACGGACACGGCATATAGAAAAGATCTGTCCCTTCCGGCGTAAACTCTGTAGAGCATTCACCGCAAGTGACAGTCACAGGAATTTCTTTAAGTTCCAGCTCAGCGCCATCTAACGAGGTCTCTTTTGTTTGTACTTCAAATGCAAACTCAAGTGCATCTGGCACAAGGTTTGTTAATTTGCCGTAACAAACGCGAACCATCAGTAATTTAGAGGCATTATGCTTCGCCATCTCTTCCTTGACGATATCAATTAGACTTGCTGCTATTGCCATTTCATGCATTTCAGAAACGTAAAGCAAAAGATACTAAGCGTCCACAATGTTTTTTAAATACTAGTTTGATGTCCTAACATACTGTTTTCAACATAAAAAGCGTATGATAGGGTGCGTGCTACAGTATATGTTCATAATATTGGGGGCAATATATGAAAGAAGGCGTATATCACACGTCATCCAGTCTTTGGATTGGTGCCGGTGCAACAAGAAGAAAAAGTATTTCAAAGAGATACTGGTTTGCACGTACGGGGCCGGAAGGGTATATCGAAGTTCAGCTGCTTACAAGTAACCTGACTCCTATAGGTGACAAACGGCTGATTGAGTATGATGAGTTTGAAGATGAATATGTTTTTGAACCTGGTTTGCTTGCGCTTGAAGTTCAATCAACATCTATCGGCAGCGATAATGAAGTTATTGAATTGCTCAAGTTTGAACCGGATGATGGTACATCATCCACTGGGCGTAAGAAAACACCTCTTCACCATGAAGAGCGGGAAGCAACTGAGCAATTTGATAAAGGCATGAGCCTGCTGAGTGGCGGGTATGCAAAGCAGGGACGCAAGATTCTGCTTGCTGTACCTGAGAAAAATGTGAACTGGAAAAAGAGGCATAAGCACCTCTTTAATGGTTTTGGAACGCAGTTACGTAAGCAGCGTGAGCCGGAAATAGCATTAAAACATTACTTGAAAGCTGTTGAGCTTTCTCCTAATGATGACCACTTGTGCTATAATGTTGCCCGTGTGTATTATGATTTGCGAAAGATGGCTGATTGCAAACGATGGTTGAACCGTGCTCTTGTTGCAAACCCGAAATTAGAGCCAGCGCAAAAATTTCTGCGTGCGATAACGAGCAGGTCGCAATTACGATAATTTGAACGTCAGTAGGAAGTACGTTGTGTTGCATTTAGAATATAAAGGTGTGTATTCAACTTTTGAATATGAGCAGAACTCTGCGCCAGCAGAACAGACTAAGCGTAACTGGCTAGTATGGTTTACAGATAACGATACGGTCATGATCCAAGCTTTGTCTGTCCAAAATACAGTTGCAGGTCAACAGTACCGCCTGCGCATTGAAGACTTTATTCACAGGTTTGTAGAAGAGCCGGAGGTGCTGCTGCCGCCGCAGGTTCTTGCACACGCCCATCTTGTGGAACACGAGGCACGTTCTTTGCCGGATGAGCCATACAAGTTTGTGCTTAAAGATAAGTACGGTAGTGAAGTAACTCCTGAGCTTGTATCTTCTTCAGAAGCGTTGGAAATTGCGCGTAAAGAAGCCGAAAGGTTTGCTGAAGAGCAGAAAACACCTGAGAATGTATCCAAAAATTTGAAAGCAAGTTTTGAAGAAGCATTGGTTGCGTTGGAAAACGGTGATAGACGTAATGCTCTTAAGGTGCTGACAAAACTTGCTGAATCTAAAGAAGGCATTGTTCCTGAGCATAAGCATGTTTTTGCGGACTTTGGTTCTAATTTACGAAAACAGAAACTTCCTGCTGCGGCGTTGCAGCATCAGTTACGCGTAGTGGAATTGAGTCCGGATGATGACCATGCCTTATTTAATGTTGCCCGAGTGTATTATGACATGGGTGACTTTGGTAATACTATCCGTTACTTGAATCGTGCTATTTCACTCAACAAAAATTTACGCCCTGCAAAACTCTTTCTTGAGTATGTGCGTAGTGAGAGACGCTCCGGTAGATAGAATGCGTGAATATTGACGGGAGGGTGCGTGAACCGCAATATTATCATGCTGTTAGCATTAGCTTTAGTAGCTGGGACTGCTCTGATTGCCTTTAATAAATGGATGATGCGCGATGCTTACAGCATGTTGGACAAGAATTCGTCTGACATTGAGACGGCTGTTGAAGTGCAGAAAAACAGCGTGTTAGACACATTGGTTATAGAAAAAAGTACAGCAGATACAATTCAAGCAGTTTCCGGACAGCGAGAGCGATTAGTAAAAGATGGCACGGAGTCTGTTGTAGCAGTCTCAAAAGGACAGCCTGCTACCGTTCCTCAAACAAAGACTCGTGCACATCAACACGGTGATAGACCACGCCAGACGGTAAAGTCTCAGACAGGTGGAAAAGCTGCGACACAAGGGGGGCTGGAAGCGAGAACGTCTTCCCTTCATCCAAAGCGTACTCATCACTCTACGCCAAAACGTAGAGTGAAGAAGTCTTCTACGAGGGTGCAGAAAAAATTATCGCCGCTTGTGGCTGTAACGTATAAGAATCATACGTTACGGGTTACTGCTGAAAAAAAAATTACATATAAAATATTTGCATTGAAAAAGCCGGATAGAGTTGTTGTGGATGTTGTGGGACACTTCACTAAAGCTCTACCGAATCCGAAAGTGACAGCGGATAGTGTTGTAAAGGCAGTCCGATTAGGTCATCATGAGGATAGAGTCCGCATTGTGTTGGATTTGCAAAGAAAAATGTCTCCTAAATGGGTTGTGAACCACAGCGGAAAAAATCTCTCTGTAGCAATGCAATAGCGTTTAGAATGTGCTTTATCCAGAGTCGTAAACCAAAAAAAGAGCCGGATTATCCGGCTCTTTTTTTACGTGATACAATATTATTTTTTTATTTCAAACCCAATACCGGTGATGGCATTTTCAATAGTTTCTGTAGGAACAGGGCTTGCTTCCTTCCATTCAACATTTCCAGAAACAAGGTCTATTGAAACATCAGAGATGCCTTCGATGGCTTCAAGTGCGGTAGTAACTGCTTTAACGCAGTGCTGACATGACATTCCGGTAACAGTAATTGCTGGCATTATCTAATCCTCATGCAACTGTTTAAAAAGAATTGTATTCACTCGGTCTCAGGAGTAGCATATCGAAACATTAGGTACCACTCAACCATCCAATATCGATTTTTGTGCGGTGCCAGAAAAGTTTTTTGTAATTTTTGTTCGAAACAATGAGGTTTGCTATGACTGATAACCATATCGAGTCAATTGATCCGGTGCAGCTCAGTAAAATTACAATGCCTGTTAAAGGTATGACGTGCGCGTCTTGTTCTGCCCGTGTTGAAAAAGGGGTGTCTGAGGTCGCGGGGGTTTCCAGTGTTGCAGTAAATTTGGCAACTGACTCCATGCAAGTAGATTTTGATCCAAACCAAATAAGTATTGCTGATATTGCGCAAAAAGTTGCAGATATCGGGTACGAAGCGGTAGCACCGGAAGAAGGTTCCAGTGACGGTGATATGCTGCGCTTTTCTATTTCTGGTATGCACTGCGCTGCGTGTTCAGCAAGGATAGAAAAAGTAACATCACAAATGCCTGAGTTTTCTTTTGTTGAGGTAAACCTTGCAACAGAAATTGCCAGAATCACTCCTGCAGAAGGCATTTCCAAAGAAGTTGCCATTACAGCGTTTACTGAAAAAGTGGCAATGCTGGGGTTTGGCGCAACCTTGCAGGAAACTGAAGGTGCAGGGGCGCAAGATGTAACAGCTATGTGGGAAGAGCAGCAGGAATCTATGCGTGCTCGTCTAGCTGAAATGAAAGCTAAGCTCATTCCTGAAATAATCTTTGCTGCTCTCTTATTGATTATTGCTATGACTGACATGACAGGGTTGAGTTTGCCTGAGTGGTTAGCTCCTCACTCCTCGCCAAGAACTTTTTCTCTTGTCCAATTGATTTTGGTTATCCCTATCATTTGGTTAGGACGTGATTTTTATATCCACGGATTTAAAAATCTGTTCAGGGGCGCTCCAAACATGGACTCCCTTATTGCTGTGGGAACAGGAGCCGCATTTGTTTACAGCTTGTGGGGGACAATCGAAATTTACCTTGGCATTGATGTAATGGCACGGGTAATGGATTTGTACTTTGAAGCAGCAGGCGTACTTATTGCTCTTGTGTCGCTTGGTAAATTCCTTGAAACTCGCTCTCGTTCACATACGTCCGATGCCATTAAGGGGTTGATGGACTTAACTCCGGATACTGCGATTCGGTTGGTAGATGGAGAGCAGCAGACAGTCGCTGCGACAGAAGTTGTTGCAGGGGATATTTTACTGATTCGCCCAGGTGAGCGTATCCCTGTGGACGGGGTTATTGTTGAAGGTGCTTCCAGCATTGATGAATCCATGCTGACAGGTGAATCGCTTCCGGTATCGAAAAAAGAGGGTGATACTCTTGCCGGAGGAACAGTGAACACACATAGCGTATTAACTATGAAGGCAGAGCACGTAGGCTCTGATACTGTTCTTTCGCGTATCATTCGTGTTGTGCAGGATGCACAAGGTTCGAAAGCTCCTATTGCTTCCATGGCAGATACTGTAAGTCTGTACTTTGTGCCAATTGTCATGTGCATCGCGTTGTTTTCAGGCATAGCTTGGCTGGTAGCAGGTGCTTCTTTCCCATTTGCATTGCGTATTTTTGTTGCAGTTATGGTTATTGCCTGCCCATGCGCCATGGGGCTTGCAACCCCTACATCAATAATGGTTGCAACAGGGCGCGGCGCACAGCTCGGTGTCTTATTTAAAAACGGTACAGCACTTGAACAGACAGGGCGCGTACAAACCGTAGTGTTTGATAAAACAGGTACAATAACACACGGCAAGCCGGAACTTGTTCATGTAGAAGTGCTTAATGGCATTGATGAGTCCACAGCAGTATCCTACGCGGCTTCACTTGAAAGCCTTTCTGAGCATCCATTGGCTACCGCTATTGTTAAGGGGGCAAGAGAACGTGGTGTGCCGCTTCTGGATACGCAGACAGTAACTGCGGAGTCTGGCAAAGGTATTTATGGTACTGTTGATGGTAAGACTATTCGGATAGGTAATGCGGCTTACGCAGGG
It encodes:
- a CDS encoding amino acid ABC transporter ATP-binding protein, which gives rise to MISAKNVNKYFYIPEELHALKDVSMEVAAGEVLVVIGPSGSGKSTFLRCLNRLEYANSGSITIEGTEVLDPSCDINEIRAEVGMVFQSFNLFPHMTVLENITMAQLTVRKRSKKDAEQKGMALLEKVGLAHKYNVYPDQLSGGQQQRIAIARALAMDPKVLLFDEPTSALDPEMVGEVLDVMKNLAKEGMTMVVVTHEMGFAREVADRVVFMDGGQLVEEGTPEHFFTSPEHERTKLFLSQIL
- a CDS encoding MogA/MoaB family molybdenum cofactor biosynthesis protein is translated as MNAHYFTASKALSKGETVFVGRNGDDAQLLATINTTLPPAYFPVGTVFSANGNSSCPYFMVVQNGYSPAQHGVHSVEGMWVEMLCDLQQDSCVVAAHKEELSLAWVTLSDKGARKERVDGSGPLVEKLVREKYSLAYSRGYIIADEELQLRQLLCDLALRQKFDLIVTTGGTGVAPRDVTPEATVKVIDRRLQGMEQAMMAASLQKTPNAVISRAIAGTLGTSLIVNMPGSTKAVAENLEAVLPAFGHTIAKLQGDPADCGN
- a CDS encoding HD domain-containing phosphohydrolase, translating into MVFQHECQGGGIAYTDESFFKVRLFDLVSALARSLDMVSQTLAGHHTNVGFLTSSIAGCYGLSDAEYRNIVLAAMLHDIGAVSLYPAVDSLLFEDDTIKHSIAGSVIISSSKKLQDIPKLVEHHHTPWEELRELDSYYQLSNIINLADFIDVNTRRDRPVQDQIPDLISLCKKHKGTMFNPDYIEALREAESKPHFYPNLRAAHAQTTLNISSQFDEDVLDADGVLDFTGLFATVIDFRSRFTATHSQGVAVTSCVLGRWLGFNEIQQVLFQIAGRLHDIGKLAVPAALLEKNGRLTSEEFAIIQRHATYTEHILSDIPGLEIIRDWACQHHERLDGTGYPHGLSGDDISLGSRILQVADVFTAITEDRPYRKGMDFAQATKVLRQLGDSQKLDPVVVEVLIERYDEINELRCKGQMQALEHFSNYSEVLYSKYGIVVKDVS
- a CDS encoding 4-hydroxybenzoate octaprenyltransferase gives rise to the protein MISASTLFAKFGAVCRMVKIEHSIFALPFAYLGQFIAAGGIPSLKPFLLLTVAMVAIRSVAMAFNRVIDLPFDSKNPRTQQRPLVTGEITPMQTWFFIAVMAAIFVVACFFINELSFMLSPVALFVAVFYSLLKRFTWLCHFWLGAVLALSPLAGWISVDPQFTVPAVLFAWGILFWVAGFDIIYSCQDMGYDRTAGLHSVPAHFGLESALVISSFCHVVTAIMFLMGGWAAGLGWAYFAVWAVVSGVLFWEHCIISADDMSRVNMAFFTMNGFISVLLFAGALAGIFY
- a CDS encoding phosphoethanolamine transferase, producing the protein MNLAALLSFLFSVLMLPDIVRLPIAYLLPAVAYLLLFNFFVMYLVCHIRKLAVYTIPPIFFASAITSYFYGVYRIKIDKELLFLLLETTTGEAGEFITTELIIFGAIALLLTSILTYLLKHSSGKFNGKVVAILFIVLLPTTFLLGKYKKNPHVRVVRPITATKYIFPYSVITCIAEFSGQYFENLTQGERESSAKLPSIFIPQKKPLHIIVVIGESARADRFQINGYPRETTPKLIKEKNLINFGGIQSFAAYTRLSVPAMITPATSQHPESTMSSYLGLFKKHGFKTTWISANDRFNSNDTPTTKAIGDVDNSIFRNSLGNVSYGEFYDAMLLTPLQETLVANAQHNQAITLHTRGSHANYAARYPEEFKKFLPDAYDEKMQPQQVSNAYDNSILATDSFLASIIELVRDKNAVVIYSSDHGESLGEEGRFGHGNALAPEQRNVPFFIWYSDDYRKLNETTVDTLKKHVGSSLSHDVFFPWILNLGGILLPDTNQPVLLSVTK
- a CDS encoding Mrp/NBP35 family ATP-binding protein is translated as MSSDCNSGSCSSGSCGGAPTELDAGEARMHRTISRIKHKIVVMSGKGGVGKSTVATNIAIGLSLAGKKVGLLDVDVHGPSVPRLLSMRDSKVHIEESFIEPVTWSENLSVMSLGFLLPNSYQPVVWRGPVKMGFIKQLLSDVVWGDLDYMVVDCPPGTGDEPLSVMQLLGNDAQAVIVTTPQGVAIDDVRRSVTFVGDVGNQVLGIVENMSGVVCSQCGNVENIFGKGGGKDLAKEVGVRFLGDIPLDPEIVRSGDEGYAFLSVQKESPTAQSIQKIIKPILMLDDGAAPSHKLHPVLPPHKGTIKVALPVAKGTLAPSMHLAEQYVIATADAETKKIVSTETVDAPKHEAKATASFLERLDTGYVLAKDVPQDTCDALKEKHISLVKGITVNAPVAVVTDFIEGKLLAAG
- the hypB gene encoding hydrogenase nickel incorporation protein HypB — translated: MEIPVVRNILEANDKIAVNLKELFAKHGILVLNLISSPGAGKTSILERTLTDLKNEFTMAVIEGDCQTDNDARRVAETGAKAVQINTDGGCHLDSNMITAALANFDLDEIDILFIENVGNLVCPVEFDCGEDFKVALLSVPEGDDKPEKYPALFEKSSAMILNKCDLLPYVQFDVERAIKFATQLNKDMPVFQTSCTTSDGLDTWYNWLREAHAAKQK